The nucleotide sequence ATGCACAGAGCCATACAGTGGCATGCATGCCAGGAGGAGCCCAGGATACGGCTGTAGAAGATCTGTGCATCCGCATCCACTGCTCACAGCCATTGCACTGCCCCTTGCAAGCTAGTATCATGCACCTTGTATGCTGGGATTGACCATTTGACCAGGCGATCTCAGCCCTCAAGCATGAACGCATGGTGGCCAGTCAGGGCATCAACAAAAAGGCTCTTTACGCCATTCGCCATCGCCCGCCCTCCAGTATCTTGGACCAGCAGGGTAAAAAGGCTGCACAGGAAGGGCTTTCTACGCAATTAAAACCGTGCCACGATTCTTAATTTTCTTTTGAAATAAACCTTTTTTAGACCAAATTTGGATCAGTTGATGGTTGTATGCTTTAATAACAACATAGATACTCCATCTGGTAGTACTATTTACTATCGAAGTGGCAAGTGAATCACATAAAGTGTTGCGAGATAGAGGCCATTTTGCCGTTGGATCTTTTGCTTGTCATTGTTTTGCGCATCTGGGCATGAGCATGACCATCCCAAGGGAATCTCTACATTCCACAAGTTTGGCCACGCATTAGAATCCTACTTAACCCAACCCACTCCTTTGCCTGGCCGGGATTGGAACGAAAGGGTGATTGGCGCCCCGGCGGCAGCTCGAGAGCAGCGCAAATCTCTCAAAGCAAGCACTCCAACTCGGCTCCGTGAGCCTCCCTGGCTCAGTAGTCAGTCTCACAGTCTCCTAGAGAGACTGGTGCTTGACATATCCCAACAGTAACAAGCACAGAAATCCCGGACCCAACTTTGTCGTGTCTCTCGTGTGTTTGCCACAAGCTTTCAAACAGAAGCGCCGTGAAGCTAAGATCCAGATGAAGCATAACAAAGATCAGAGTACCACTACCAGTGCAAAACCCGGAGCTGTTTCCCTGCGTACCCGCAAACAGCTCTGAATTCTGAAGGGACTGTAGCACAGCTGCGTACCCGCAAACAGCTCTGAATTCTTTAGGGACGGTAGCACAGCTGTATTGTGCTGTAATACGAGTACCATTGCGCTTTTATCGATCCGACAATCTTTGCGTGGCTCCAGACACCAGAGGTCAAGAAAACTGTCCATCAAACAAACAGAACGAAGAGCTCTTTGCCGCACGCTTCCATCAAACATCAAACGAACAGCATTTTGCCGCACCGCACGCTGGTCGAACCCAAGAGGAAAACTTCTGGACCATGCACCTCGCAAAATTTCAAGTTCTATAAACGGGTTTTACCCCAAACGAGCAGAAGCCCTGATATATAAGGCGCTAAGATACCGCAAGATTTACAGGCACATCTTGTGATAAGTCATCAACACAAGACCTGGAACGCGCTACCAAGATTTGACAACCCAAGGAAACAGTGTGCTCACCGTGCCAAACCACCATGCAAAATCTAATCATTATCATTAATAGGATAATACGCCAACAAGGATAGTCCATAATAGGTAAACTCATATAATCATATCTCTCCAGCCACCATGCAAAACATACTGGTGCGGTTCACGCAAGCAGGGCAGGCTGACAGGATCAAGTTACATACTACACCAAGAAAGTTGTGCACAGGGAGTTTGCCGGATTCTCAGATAATATGGTCCTGGAATGGTCCTCAGAACACTGCAGATGTAGCCTCAGCAACTTCGGTTACAACTTGGTCATAGTCTGACTTCAGTttatccttcacctcttcacTGAGCTCCCCCTTGGTTGGTTTGGTCAGAACCAAGATGCAACAAGTCGGCCTCTTAGTGGTTCCTGCGGTCGCAAGATCCTGTGCAGAAGGCAAATGACACATCAGTATATTGGGTTTGTCTACTATCATAAGCATccgatgtactccctccgttccaaattataagccgctttgacttttttgagaCATAGAATTTGATACGTATCTAaacatatattatatctagatgcatagcaaaataaatgtaccaaaaaagtcaaagcgacttataatttggaatggacggAGTAAATAACTAACTGCAATACAATTTAAAGAACAAACTTAACATGTATTATTTCCCCAGGTTACCATTGTTCTACTGTTAATCTTCAAGTATGCTTGAGGATCATGATAACTTTGCTGTTGAGAAGGACAAATGGTCTTTGTGATATATGGATAACCTTTCAGGTACggtatttagggggtgtttggttgctagCCACAACTTGCCAACATTTGCCAAGGTtaagattaggcaagtttgaccAACTTTGGCTGCTGGTTTGTTACCACCACAAAGTGTGGTAAGATTCCCTTCCATTAAATATTTAAATTAGGCCCCACACGTCAATTAATCAAAAAAAGTGTGGCAAGATTCTCTTAGGCTTACTAAGGTGTGGCAAATATTTTGAGCACTTAACCTTAGGCAAATTTTTGTGGCTGGGAACCAAACATGCCATTAGTATTTACATGTTCATGGATGTCTTTTAACAATTTATTTAGAATAGTTATCAAATGACAAGACAAATAGGTGGTGGTACTTAGTTGTTATGTGATCAGACCAAAAACAGTTCATCACTAACAGGCAACTGCTACCAGGAAGATGACACAGAAATTTtcaatttataaaaaaattatggATTTTGGTCATCTGATAAGCAACTTCAAGTATTCTTTGTTTATATGGATATGTACCATGCAGTAGTAACTGTCACGTCATAAAATCTTACACGGCAGTGACAGAATTTTATAGTCACACCACTGCAGAATAATCGAGCCTAAGTAAAATGGAGGAAATGTGAACCCACCTCTTTTGATGGAACATATATGTAAGGAACATTAGCTTCCTCACATAGTATTGGAACATGTGTAATCACATCAATAGGAGAAACATTTCCAGCAATCACACACAACctgccaaaaaaaaaacagattccGATTATCCTAACAATTAGGCAAGAAATGCTTCGGGAAATCTAAACATCAAGAGAAGCAAATTCTCCACACAATGGATAACAGTTCATTTTGCATCCAGAAAATGGACAATTTCATCACAATAAGTACATTCAGTTACCATTTGTTATTCATGTGAATTTCCAAGTAAATCAAATCAAAATGACAGGTATTGTTTTAACTTTTTATATAGGAGTAAAATACCACTACTGTACATATACCATTTTGTAAGTGAAAGATGTATATAAGCTCTAAGCGAGAACCATTTGCCCTATGCTGATTGCCACGACTAGCCAATTAGGCAATTGCAAGTTTATCAAGCACTGAacaggaagaagaaaaaaaagaaatagatTTGACTTACCCTTTGTTCCCGCGGCGAATGCTCTTGACTACCTCTTTGACTCCGCGCTTGAGGCACTTGGCCTCGGAGGCTGCAAATTCGCCAAGAACCGAATCACAacaggatgagaagaaactcacAACCGAATGGGGCAAATACGGAATCTAATTGGGCGAAGGCGAGGGCAAGGGCGAGGGCAAGGACGAGGAAGAAAGTCTCACGAACCTCGTCGCACGAGCTTGAGGGTCCGCTTGCAGAGCTTCTTTCCAGCGAGGGGCTTCGCGATGGGCATCAGCGCCACCGgggtcttcttcttctccgtctCCGTGTCGCtccccatcgccgccgccgccgccttcgacTAGTGGCTTCGCGGTAGCGGGTTTTTTTAGTTCGTTCTGGAGCTAGGGTTTTAGAAGGCGCAAAGCCTAATCACTATAAACTGGCAGGTCGGGTCCACGCGACACCTTTGCAAGTCACTGGAACGTGGGAGCCACCTTTGTTTGGGTTCATTTGTCTGAAAGGCCCAATACCAACTGCCGAGGCCCAAAACCTAAACTCATCGGAGTTCCCCGACGCCGACAGGCGACAGCCGACACCTCCCTCTTCGGCGCCGCCACAGCCT is from Miscanthus floridulus cultivar M001 chromosome 7, ASM1932011v1, whole genome shotgun sequence and encodes:
- the LOC136464367 gene encoding H/ACA ribonucleoprotein complex subunit 2-like protein, giving the protein MGSDTETEKKKTPVALMPIAKPLAGKKLCKRTLKLVRRASEAKCLKRGVKEVVKSIRRGNKGLCVIAGNVSPIDVITHVPILCEEANVPYIYVPSKEDLATAGTTKRPTCCILVLTKPTKGELSEEVKDKLKSDYDQVVTEVAEATSAVF